The following nucleotide sequence is from Thermodesulfobacteriota bacterium.
AACATAAAAGAGGGGAACCTGATTTTTGAAAGACGTTTGTTATCTATATAAAAACCTTCTATTACGAGGGCAAATCGTTGGTTTCTAATTATTTTAGACTGCCGTGCTTTCAATCATAAGGCTGAAGTTACATTTGGAATGATGAATCTTATGTTAGTTAGTGAACTGCTCGATATGATTAAGCCCAAAATAGCCAGGTTTGAGCCTTGCATCAGGGAAGAAGATTTTGTTCTTAGGCGTTATGAACTGAAAGACATATTTGCTTTACGCCCTCTCTTTAATCCGGAGCTTTTTCTTAGTGCCAACGGACTGGAACGCAGGGCTTTTGGCTCGTTCTTTTCCTTTTTCAGATGGATGGTAACAACTTTTCAAGTGTTTTATGTATGTGAAATCGAGGTACCTCGGAGATGTCGAGTGGTCGGCTTTGTCGGAATATACGACCTTGAAATAGGAAGAAGCCTTTATTTAGCCATTGCCGTTTTTAATCCGGAAGACAGGGGACGGGGGTATGGAAGCCGAGCAGTCAGGCTTCTTTTGAATTATCTCAACAAGCACGGCGTAGCTGAAAGGGTGTGTGTGGAGGTCTTAAAGACCAACTTAGAATCTTTACGGTTTTTCGAGAAATTAGGTTTTGAAGTTTGCGGGCAGGACAAGGATACTCTCTTACTGGAGAGGAGTCTTTCGACGCCGATACTAAACTGATAAAGTATTAGGAAAGATTTTTGTCTCCTCATAAGTGACGTAAAATCGGATGAGATAATTTACGAGAAAATACAAACTGTTCTTTTTAGATTCCTCACAGAGTTTATCGTGGTCGATGATCCCCTGGTTAAACCGGGGAAGGGGCTCAGGCTCCGAGCGATGGCTAAACCGGGGGATCAATCGGGGATACTCTCCGCATGTCATCCCCGAATTCTTTTATCGGGGATCCATTTTTTGAAAAAACTGGATTCCCACTTAAAACATGTGAGAATGACAGGACGGAGAAAATATTTGGTAGGTCGAGGGGCTCAAATGATATCTGA
It contains:
- a CDS encoding GNAT family protein, encoding MLVSELLDMIKPKIARFEPCIREEDFVLRRYELKDIFALRPLFNPELFLSANGLERRAFGSFFSFFRWMVTTFQVFYVCEIEVPRRCRVVGFVGIYDLEIGRSLYLAIAVFNPEDRGRGYGSRAVRLLLNYLNKHGVAERVCVEVLKTNLESLRFFEKLGFEVCGQDKDTLLLERSLSTPILN